The following are encoded together in the Monodelphis domestica isolate mMonDom1 chromosome 5, mMonDom1.pri, whole genome shotgun sequence genome:
- the C1QL3 gene encoding complement C1q-like protein 3 produces MVLLLVILIPVLVSSAGTSAHYEMLGTCRMVCDPYGGTKAPSTAATPDRGLMQSLPTFIQGPKGEAGRPGKAGPRGPPGEPGPPGPVGPPGEKGEPGRQGLPGPPGAPGLNAAGAISAATYSTVPKIAFYAGLKRQHEGYEVLKFDDVVTNLGNHYDPTTGKFTCSIPGIYFFTYHVLMRGGDGTSMWADLCKNNQVRASAIAQDADQNYDYASNSVVLHLEPGDEVYIKLDGGKAHGGNNNKYSTFSGFIIYAD; encoded by the exons ATGGTCCTGCTGCTGGTCATCCTCATCCCGGTGCTGGTGAGCTCGGCGGGGACGTCGGCGCACTACGAGATGCTGGGCACCTGCCGCATGGTCTGCGACCCCTACGGGGGCACCAAAGCGCCCAGCACGGCAGCGACCCCCGACCGGGGCCTCATGCAGTCGCTGCCCACCTTCATTCAGGGCCCCAAAGGCGAAGCCGGCCGGCCAGGCAAAGCCGGCCCCCGAGGACCTCCCGGAGAGCCCGGGCCGCCGGGCCCCGTGGGGCCACCCGGAGAGAAGGGGGAGCCGGGCCGTCAGGGCCTGCCGGGTCCCCCCGGGGCTCCAGGGCTGAACGCGGCCGGAGCCATCAGCGCCGCCACCTACAGCACTGTGCCCAAGATCGCCTTCTACGCGGGCCTTAAGCGCCAGCATGAAGGCTACGAGGTCTTGAAGTTCGACGACGTAGTCACTAATCTGGGCAACCACTATGACCCGACCACGGGCAAGTTCACCTGCTCCATCCCAGGCATCTACTTCTTCACCTACCACGTCCTGATGCGCGGTGGGGATGGCACCAGCATGTGGGCTGATCTCTGCAAAAACAACCAG GTCCGTGCTAGCGCGATTGCTCAGGATGCGGATCAGAATTACGACTATGCCAGTAACAGTGTGGTTCTTCACTTGGAACCAGGAGATGAAGTCTACATAAAATTAGATGGAGGGAAAGCACATGgaggaaacaacaacaaatatagcACGTTTTCTGGATTTATTATTTACGCGGACTGA